From the Lathyrus oleraceus cultivar Zhongwan6 chromosome 4, CAAS_Psat_ZW6_1.0, whole genome shotgun sequence genome, one window contains:
- the LOC127075129 gene encoding MLP-like protein 423 yields the protein MATNGKLELEIEVKSSADKFWSIIKESAAIFPKAFPDDYKSIEILEGDGKSVGSVRLITFGEGSPLVKIIKEKIDVVDDSEKTLTYSVIDGDILNYFKRFKGHISVTPKSDGSLVKWSIEYEKNSEEVPEPEIIKEFALKTFLKVDDYILNA from the exons ATGGCTACCAATGGAAAGCTTGAATTAGAAATTGAAGTAAAGTCCAGTGCTGATAAGTTCTGGAGTATCATCAAGGAGTCTGCAGCTATATTCCCTAAGGCTTTTCCAGATGATTACAAAAGCATCGAGATTCTTGAAGGTGATGGCAAGAGTGTTGGTTCTGTCCGTCTAATAACTTTTGGTGAAG GGTCACCACTTGTGAAGATAATCAAAGAGAagattgatgttgttgatgattcAGAGAAGACACTAACCTATAGTGTTATTGATGGGGACATTCTTAATTACTTCAAGAGATTTAAGGGACACATCAGTGTAACACCTAAGAGTGATGGAAGCTTGGTGAAATGGTCTATTGAGTATGAAAAAAATAGTGAAGAGGTTCCTGAACCAGAGATAATTAAGGAATTTGCTCTTAAGACCTTTCTTAAGGTTGATGATTATATTCTAAATGCATAA
- the LOC127137130 gene encoding uncharacterized protein LOC127137130, which produces MAGRNDAAMAAAMQAMAQAVQNLPNAGGDAGSRSLATFQRENPPVFKGKHDPDAALGWLKEIERIFRVMDCTPAQKVRYGTHMLAVEADDWWLETHERLTVAGEVITWDVFRREFMRKYYPEDVRGKKEIEFLELKQGNMSVTDYAAKFVELSKFYPHYTGAGAEFSKCIKFENGLRSEIKKAVGYQKIRIFTELVDSCRIFEEDNNAHYKIVSDRRGKQHQNRGKPYDAPVGKGKQGAAPAQRTSRGGDPAGIVCFKCGQAGHKSNVCTAEVKRCFRCGKTGHAIADCKHKEMICFNCGEEGHIGSQCQKPKKSQTGKVFALTGTQTSSEDRLIRGTCFINGTPLITIIDTGATHCFISANCARRLGLKLSALDGELIVETPAKGSITTSLVCLKCPLSIFDRDFYVDLVCLPLDGMDVILGMNWLEYNYVHINCHHKSVRFSTPEEEGVDLLPFGELRKLM; this is translated from the coding sequence ATGGCTGGGAGGAATGAtgctgcaatggctgccgcaatgcaagcaatggcacaagctgtgcagaacttgccaaatgctggtggagatgctggatcacgtagcttggcgacttttcaaagagagaatccgccggtgtttaaagggaagcatgatccagatgcagccttgggatggttgaaagagatcgagagaatcttccgtgttatggattgcactccagctcagaaggttcggtatggtactcacatgctagcagtcgaagctgatgactggtggctagagactcacgagaggttgaccgtggcaggtgaagtcattacttgggatgtattccgtagggaattcatgagaaagtattatccggaagatgtccgtggtaagaaagaaattgagttccttgaactgaagcaaggaaacatgtctgtcactgattatgctgcaaaatttgtggagctgtccaaattttatcctcattacactggtgctggtgctgagttttcaaagtgcatcaagtttgaaaacggactgcgctctgaaattaagaaggctgttgggtatcagaagatacgcatttttactgaattggttgatagctgcaggatatttgaagaagacaataatgctcactacaagattgtcagtgaccgcagaggcaagcaacatcaaaaccgtggcaagccgtatgatgccccagtgggaaaagggaaacaaggagctgctccggctcagaggactagtaggggaggtgatcctgctggtatagtttgtttcaaatgtggtcaggctggtcataagagtaatgtatgcactgctgaagtaaagaggtgttttcgctgtggtaagactggccatgcaatagctgattgcaagcacaaggaaatgatttgttttaattgtggcgaagaggggcatattggaagtcagtgtcagaagccaaagaaatctcaaactggaaaagtgttcgcattgaccggaactcaaacctccagtgaggacagacttatccgaggtacatgtttcataaatggtactcctttaattactattattgataccggtgctacacactgttttatttctgctaactgtgctcgaagactgggtttaaaattgtccgctttggatggtgaattgattgttgagaccccagctaagggatcaataactacttctttggtatgtttaaaatgtcctttgtcgatcttcgatagagatttctatgttgatttagtatgtttgccgttggatgggatggatgtaattcttggtatgaactggttagagtataattatgttcatataaattgtcatcataagtcggtaaggttttccactcctgaagaggaaggagttgacttattacctttcggagaattgcgaaaattgatg